aagaattaaacaaattacatgtacacttaataatatgTACAGATATTTGTACTATTAATAATATGTACACACATTTGTActcttaataatgtgtacagacatctgtacacttaataagatGTAcatgatacaaaatttgtaaaacatatttaacattttcaaataaaatcatcaaacaaactacatatcaaattacaaataaaaaaaaacatagatttttatctatctttaaaaattttaaaaataaattttaattagctagcatttttgttttagattgttgggagaaaataagaaaaaagaatttttttaaataaaaaataaaaaataaaatcaaaccaactTCTTGTCTCTCCTATTTCTCCGCTTTCTCTCcctcactctcttctcttctttttcccaAAACTATTGACTAGGATCTTTTAGTAATGTTCTTCCTTCCCCTAGGCCCTACTCAGAATTCTATCTCTACCACCATCTATCTCACAACACCCTCATCTCTCTATTATAAATAGTGTATGTATGTTTTTGacaattaaatttcaaaaacgtacTAAAATGCTAacaaaccctagtttgtgttaGGAGAGATTAGAAGCTTGGTTTACTGTGGTTTAGTGTTAAATCGACTTTCTTTTAGAagtctttttcttaatattaaattaaaagattgtATATGGTGTGTAATCGTAAATAATGGCATTGTGTCGTGAGTACGCATGACCACAGTTACAGTTATCACACTTCCGATTATCATGGTTATGGTTTATTAACTATcagttagaaattttgtttaaataataaaCGGTTAAAACGATTACGGTTTAATACGGCTCTAGTTTATATGGTTACGACTATCTAtagttacggttatttgataatatgatatgatttatattatttgatgatataatataaaagaaagtCGGTTTAATGTACCTTTTTAGTGTACTCATTTCTATaaatcatatgattcatattaagtaaataattattaatatattttattatgtttttaaaacggTTACGGTTAACAAATTACGATTTAATTATGCGGTTAACCAACAGTTTGATACGGTTACAGTTAATTAACGCGgttatggttaatataatttaaccatatatttacggttaacattatgatttttaaccattttaatCAGATATGGTCTGGTTACGGTTTAAATACGGTATGATTACGGTCTCAAATACGGTTGAATTTTGGGTATGCCTAGTTATGAGTCCATTAGTATATTAGACTCTAAATCAAATTAAAGTattgatttgaaagaaaaaaatgccTTTAGATGTATTTTTATTCAAGTATTGAGTTTCAAAacgtttaaaataaaataaaaaaaccaaacgtGGTTGCGTCGTTGCATAGATGATCACTTATTAGACTACAACATAAGATAAAACACTTTTGGCATCACAAAGGTAacacaacaaaagagaaaacaaagattttgttttgctttattaGATCAATTAGATAGGTTTGTCCTATTCTTATACTTACGAGCCCAAATGTGTTTCCCGTACAACCCAAACCTTCTTTTCAGCTCGCCATTGAGTACGCGATCCACAGTAGCAACCGAATCCAACATAAGCCTCGCGAATAGTGATTGTTCGTGCTGGCAGATGAAAGCGTTTTTGTAGTCGTGTTGCATGATAACGCTCTCAACACAATTTTCTCCGAAGTTCTTAGTGAAGAGTTCATATACCTCTGCATGAGTTACTGGAAACCCACGAGAAAATGTAAGAAACAAGGTGCGGTCATTCTCAGTTGCGATGCAGTTAGCATTCCATCCCCATAGACCATTAGGGATGAAAAACGAGTTGTTGTCAAGCATTACGTTGATGCTCCCAAAAGTCGGATGAGGGAAACCAGGGATGCTAAGAGGTTGGCGAAGTCTTCTGCcgaaggaagatgatgatgatgaagaagatgggaGAACTCGTTGAAGGATGTCAGAGAAGATTCTAGAACAAACGGTGTTCAAGAAGTTCTTGATTCCGGTGATAGCGCTATACCGATTCTTGTGGATTAGTTCAATGGATATGTCGTTTTTAAAGTATTGTGTAGTGAGAGGGATTTGACTTAACCCATTTGGAGGATCGGTAGATTCAAGGCACTGAAAGCATGAGACAGCCTCATCAGCAAAAGCCACAAGGAGTGGATCAGCCAGAGCCACGATGATTGAGAAGATGTTTTGAAACCCAAAGTCCTCAAGCCAAAGCCATGTGGCCATGACAAGAAGAGACTCAGCTGGAGGTCTTGAGAATTTCAGGACCAGTTTAGAGAATATCTCTCTATCTTGAGCATGAAAAGCTTTTAGTTGTTCGGTGTTGAG
The Camelina sativa cultivar DH55 chromosome 6, Cs, whole genome shotgun sequence genome window above contains:
- the LOC104698867 gene encoding uncharacterized protein LOC104698867; translated protein: MSSPLNTEQLKAFHAQDREIFSKLVLKFSRPPAESLLVMATWLWLEDFGFQNIFSIIVALADPLLVAFADEAVSCFQCLESTDPPNGLSQIPLTTQYFKNDISIELIHKNRYSAITGIKNFLNTVCSRIFSDILQRVLPSSSSSSSSFGRRLRQPLSIPGFPHPTFGSINVMLDNNSFFIPNGLWGWNANCIATENDRTLFLTFSRGFPVTHAEVYELFTKNFGENCVESVIMQHDYKNAFICQHEQSLFARLMLDSVATVDRVLNGELKRRFGLYGKHIWARKYKNRTNLSN